A genome region from Carya illinoinensis cultivar Pawnee chromosome 2, C.illinoinensisPawnee_v1, whole genome shotgun sequence includes the following:
- the LOC122300532 gene encoding protein phosphatase 2C 70 isoform X2, translating to MTMTMLDSIVGFLLLMLLLILLIILIACKPWRFFSSSSRSRTIKAGELERPLVADDVGISRNQSNELPRDYDLEGARVQNEGHFRSPRTHGLVHKQRLPNVSSHITQGDSLVLDLTSDPPEDVLVGQTLKNPFSPEQLAEFLKHGRQRLVGDKLQEPVHKDILDQRSCLTLEVTSGPSLGVRCSAQSTNTSRLPLTLGRVSPSDLVLKDSEVSGKHAMINWNLNKLKWELADMGSLNGTLLNSQPINHPDSGSRHWGDPIELASGDIITLGTTSTVSVHITSQTEQQIPFGVGVASDPMALRRGGKKLAMEDVYYYHWPLPGADQFGLFGICDGHGGAEAAKSASKILPEMVAAILLDSLTRERVFSHCDASDVLRDAFSQTEARMDHYYEGCTATVLLVWADGEENFFAQCANVGDSDCVMNVDGKQIKMTEDHKVISYSEKLRFKETGKPLKEGETRLCGLNLARMLGDKFLKQQDSRFSSEPYISQAVRINQSSGAFALLASDGLWDVISMKKATQLVLQARERHSREENSAEKIANFLLSEARTLRTKDNTSIIFLDFDFSGVSCKVES from the exons ATGACTATGACGATGCTAGACAGCATTGTCGGTTTTCTTCTCCTTATGCTGCTTTTGATCCTTCTCATTATCTTAATTGCCTGTAAACCATGGCGCTTCTTTTCCTCCTCATCTCGTTCCCGCACCATCAAG GCTGGTGAGCTAGAAAGGCCCCTTGTTGCAGATGATGTGGGAATTTCCCGAAACCAAAGTAATGAATTGCCAAGGGATTATGATCTAGAGGGAGCACGTGTTCAAAATGAAGGGCATTTCCGCTCACCCCGGACTCATGGACTTGTTCATAAACAAAGGCTCCCCAATGTATCTTCCCATATAACTCAGG GTGATAGCTTGGTTTTAGACCTGACATCTGATCCTccggaagatgttttggttggTCAGACGCTTAAGAATCCTTTTTCACCAGAACAATTAGCTGAATTTTTAAAACATGGTAGACAGAGATTAGTAGGAGATAAGTTGCAGGAGCCCGTGCACAAGGACATTCTAGATCAAA GAAGCTGCCTCACCCTGGAGGTTACCTCTGGTCCATCTCTTGGGGTCCGTTGTTCTGCACAGTCAACAAATACTTCTAGGCTTCCACTGACCCTTGGAAGGGTTTCTCCAAGTGATTTAGTATTGAAAGATTCAGAGGTGTCGGGGAAGCATGCGATGATAAACTGGAATTTGAAT AAATTGAAGTGGGAGCTTGCAGACATGGGTAGTCTAAATGGGACACTTCTTAATTCACAGCCGATCAACCATCCTGATTCTGGAAGTAGACATTGGGGTGACCCAATTGAGCTTGCGAGTGGAGATATAATAACTCTTGGCACAACTTCAACAGTATCT GTTCACATTACATCTCAAACTGAGCAACAGATTCCCTTTGGAGTTGGTGTGGCATCAGATCCGATGGCTTTGCGTAGAGGAGGAAAGAAGCTTGCTATGGAAGATGTGTACTATTACCACTGGCCTCTCCCTGGTGCTGACCAG TTTGGTTTGTTTGGCATCTGCGACGGCCATGGAGGAGCTGAGGCCGCAAAATCTGCTAGCAA AATTCTACCGGAGATGGTTGCTGCAATTCTTTTGGATTCACTGACAAGGGAAAGGGTCTTTTCACATTGCGATGCTTCAGATGTTCTGAGGGATGCATTTTCTCAGACAGAAGCACGCATGGATCATTATTATGAG GGTTGTACTGCAACAGTGCTTCTGGTATGGGCTGATGGTGAAGAAAATTTCTTTGCGCAATGTGCAAATGTTGGAGATTCAGATTGTGTTATGAA TGTTGATGGGAAACAAATTAAGATGACAGAAGACCATAAAGTAATTAGTTATTCTGAAAAACTCCGTTTCAAAGAAACAGGAAAACCACTGAAAGAAGGGGAAACTCGTCTCTGTG GTTTGAACCTTGCTCGGATGCTTGGAGATAAATTCCTTAAACAGCAGGATTCCCGCTTCAGTTCAGAGCCTTACATAAGTCAAGCTGTTCGTATCAATCAATCAAGTGGAGCATTTGCACTATTGGCAAG TGATGGGTTATGGGATGTCATTAGTATGAAGAAGGCAACACAGCTAGTCCTTcag GCAAGGGAGAGACACTCGAGAGAAGAGAATTCTGCAGAGAAGATTGCTAATTTCTTGTTGAGTGAGGCTAGAACGCTGCGAACAAAGGATAACACATCTATAATTTTCTTAGATTTTGACTTTTCTGGAGTCTCATGTAAAGTTGAATCATGA
- the LOC122300533 gene encoding putative methyltransferase C9orf114, which yields MAKKKRKAEAESDSGPNAPDARQNDVELVNGNPHKKIKKKKKRTDEETQEIPTVSIAVPGSIIDNTQSFELATRLAGQIARAATIFRIDEVIVFDNKSDGVNDFMALDSTDENESGAAFLVRILQYLETPQYLRRTLFSMHNSLRFVGMLPPLDAPHHLRKHEWAPYREGVTLKERSAGSGTLVDVGLSKNIVINQVMEPHKRVTVAMGIDRNLDADLPREIVSSSKPREEAGIYWGYRVRYASNINSVFKDCQFKGGYDQIIGTSEHGQIVNSSDLTIPTFRHLLIAFGGLAGLEESIEEDNNLKDKDVRQVFDLYLNTCPNQGSRTIRTEEAIFISLQYFQEPITRALQRVEL from the exons ATGgcgaagaagaaaaggaaagccGAAGCTGAATCGGACTCAGGACCGAACGCACCGGATGCACGGCAAAACGATGTCGAGCTCGTTAATGGCAACCCTCAtaagaagatcaagaagaagaagaagagaacgGACGAAGAAACACAGGAGATACCCACTGTCAGCATAGCCGTGCCCGGTTCCATCATCGACAACACCCAATCTTTCGAACTTGCCACCCGA TTGGCTGGTCAGATTGCACGTGCGGCTACCATTTTCCGAATCGATGAA GTGATAGTATTTGATAACAAAAGTGATGGAGTGAACGATTTTATGGCTCTGGATAGTACAGATGAGAATGAAAGTGGTGCGGCTTTTCTTGTAAGGATCTTGCAGTATCTTGAGACGCCGCAATATTTAAGAAGAACTCTCTTCTCAATGCATAACAGCTTAAGATTCGTG GGAATGTTGCCTCCTCTTGATGCTCCACACCATCTGCGGAAGCATGAGTGGGCCCCATATCGAGAAG GTGTCACTCTAAAAGAAAGATCTGCAGGCTCGGGAACACTCGTTGATGTGGGTCTAAGTAAG AATATTGTCATTAATCAAGTAATGGAACCCCATAAAAGAGTTACTGTGGCTATGGGAATCGACCGCAATCTGGATGCTG ATTTACCTCGTGAAATTGTCTCGTCCTCCAAGCCGAGGGAAGAAGCAGGAATTTATTGGGGGTATAGAGTTCGTTATGCTTCCAAtataaattcagtatttaaggaTTGCCAATTCAAG GGGGGCTATGACCAAATAATCGGAACCTCAGAGCATGGTCAGATTGTTAATTCATCAGATCTGACTATACCTACCTTTAG GCATCTGTTGATTGCTTTTGGTGGACTTGCTGGGTTAGAAGAAAGTATAGAAGAAGACAACAACTTAAAA GATAAAGATGTGCGCCAGGTATTTGATTTGTACTTGAACACTTGTCCAAATCAGGGGAGTCGAACAATTCGAACAGAG GAAgcaatttttatttctcttcagTATTTCCAAGAGCCCATAACCCGAGCATTGCAGAGAGTGGAACTTTAA
- the LOC122300532 gene encoding protein phosphatase 2C 70 isoform X1: MTMTMLDSIVGFLLLMLLLILLIILIACKPWRFFSSSSRSRTIKAGELERPLVADDVGISRNQSNELPRDYDLEGARVQNEGHFRSPRTHGLVHKQRLPNVSSHITQGDSLVLDLTSDPPEDVLVGQTLKNPFSPEQLAEFLKHGRQRLVGDKLQEPVHKDILDQRSCLTLEVTSGPSLGVRCSAQSTNTSRLPLTLGRVSPSDLVLKDSEVSGKHAMINWNLNKLKWELADMGSLNGTLLNSQPINHPDSGSRHWGDPIELASGDIITLGTTSTVSVHITSQTEQQIPFGVGVASDPMALRRGGKKLAMEDVYYYHWPLPGADQFGLFGICDGHGGAEAAKSASKILPEMVAAILLDSLTRERVFSHCDASDVLRDAFSQTEARMDHYYEGCTATVLLVWADGEENFFAQCANVGDSDCVMNSVDGKQIKMTEDHKVISYSEKLRFKETGKPLKEGETRLCGLNLARMLGDKFLKQQDSRFSSEPYISQAVRINQSSGAFALLASDGLWDVISMKKATQLVLQARERHSREENSAEKIANFLLSEARTLRTKDNTSIIFLDFDFSGVSCKVES; this comes from the exons ATGACTATGACGATGCTAGACAGCATTGTCGGTTTTCTTCTCCTTATGCTGCTTTTGATCCTTCTCATTATCTTAATTGCCTGTAAACCATGGCGCTTCTTTTCCTCCTCATCTCGTTCCCGCACCATCAAG GCTGGTGAGCTAGAAAGGCCCCTTGTTGCAGATGATGTGGGAATTTCCCGAAACCAAAGTAATGAATTGCCAAGGGATTATGATCTAGAGGGAGCACGTGTTCAAAATGAAGGGCATTTCCGCTCACCCCGGACTCATGGACTTGTTCATAAACAAAGGCTCCCCAATGTATCTTCCCATATAACTCAGG GTGATAGCTTGGTTTTAGACCTGACATCTGATCCTccggaagatgttttggttggTCAGACGCTTAAGAATCCTTTTTCACCAGAACAATTAGCTGAATTTTTAAAACATGGTAGACAGAGATTAGTAGGAGATAAGTTGCAGGAGCCCGTGCACAAGGACATTCTAGATCAAA GAAGCTGCCTCACCCTGGAGGTTACCTCTGGTCCATCTCTTGGGGTCCGTTGTTCTGCACAGTCAACAAATACTTCTAGGCTTCCACTGACCCTTGGAAGGGTTTCTCCAAGTGATTTAGTATTGAAAGATTCAGAGGTGTCGGGGAAGCATGCGATGATAAACTGGAATTTGAAT AAATTGAAGTGGGAGCTTGCAGACATGGGTAGTCTAAATGGGACACTTCTTAATTCACAGCCGATCAACCATCCTGATTCTGGAAGTAGACATTGGGGTGACCCAATTGAGCTTGCGAGTGGAGATATAATAACTCTTGGCACAACTTCAACAGTATCT GTTCACATTACATCTCAAACTGAGCAACAGATTCCCTTTGGAGTTGGTGTGGCATCAGATCCGATGGCTTTGCGTAGAGGAGGAAAGAAGCTTGCTATGGAAGATGTGTACTATTACCACTGGCCTCTCCCTGGTGCTGACCAG TTTGGTTTGTTTGGCATCTGCGACGGCCATGGAGGAGCTGAGGCCGCAAAATCTGCTAGCAA AATTCTACCGGAGATGGTTGCTGCAATTCTTTTGGATTCACTGACAAGGGAAAGGGTCTTTTCACATTGCGATGCTTCAGATGTTCTGAGGGATGCATTTTCTCAGACAGAAGCACGCATGGATCATTATTATGAG GGTTGTACTGCAACAGTGCTTCTGGTATGGGCTGATGGTGAAGAAAATTTCTTTGCGCAATGTGCAAATGTTGGAGATTCAGATTGTGTTATGAA CAGTGTTGATGGGAAACAAATTAAGATGACAGAAGACCATAAAGTAATTAGTTATTCTGAAAAACTCCGTTTCAAAGAAACAGGAAAACCACTGAAAGAAGGGGAAACTCGTCTCTGTG GTTTGAACCTTGCTCGGATGCTTGGAGATAAATTCCTTAAACAGCAGGATTCCCGCTTCAGTTCAGAGCCTTACATAAGTCAAGCTGTTCGTATCAATCAATCAAGTGGAGCATTTGCACTATTGGCAAG TGATGGGTTATGGGATGTCATTAGTATGAAGAAGGCAACACAGCTAGTCCTTcag GCAAGGGAGAGACACTCGAGAGAAGAGAATTCTGCAGAGAAGATTGCTAATTTCTTGTTGAGTGAGGCTAGAACGCTGCGAACAAAGGATAACACATCTATAATTTTCTTAGATTTTGACTTTTCTGGAGTCTCATGTAAAGTTGAATCATGA